GTTTGTCTATTGTTATCAAAATCTGGAATGAGGCACTGCAAGGGTTATTCTAGTAGTAGCGCTCGGCTACTGGCCGCACCTACTCAATACAGTTATTAGGCCAAAAGCAGTGTAACGGCCGTTGACAGACCACAAGATCGTCCACGACTCCGTCCATGGGAGCATCAGGGTTGAGGGCGTTTCGCAGTCGTTGCTGGAGGTCCCGGAACTTCAGAGGCTGCACAGCATACACCAGCTCGGTCTTGCATATCTCGTGTATCCAGGTGCGAACCACACGAGGTTCGAACACTCGATCGGCACGTTCTCCGTCGCCAGCAGGATATGCTCGTCCCTCGGCATCCAGCGGGAGGAGGCGCTCTTGGTCCAGTGCGCCGCCCTGTTGCACGATGTCGGCCACCTACCGTATTCGCACACGCTCGAGTTCGTGCTTCACGACCGGTTCAAGATAGACCACGCAGAGATATCCCGACGGCTTATTAGGGGCGAAGACACGGTCCTGAACGACTCTGACAGGCGAATCCTCGGGAAGTACTCCACCATCCCGGAGACGCTCGAAAGGCACGACATCGACCCGAAGGACGTCTCGCGCCTTCTCGAAGGAGGCTCACCTGGTCCCCTGCCGCAGAAGACTCTCGCGAGGGAGAAGGACCAGGCGCACTTCAACTCGAAGAGGTACTTGTCGCAGATAGTCAGCGGGCCCGTGGACGCCGACCAGCTGGACTACCTCAAGAGGGACGCTCACTACACCGGCGTTGCCTACGGCGTGATAGATCTCGACAGGCTCTTCCAGACGATGCAGGTGTTCAACGGCGACCTAGTGGTCGATCGTGGTGGCCTTAGCGCCGTCGAGGGGATGTTGGTGGCGAGGGCGCTGATGTTCTCATCCGTGTACTTCCACAAGACCGTCAGGATTTCAGAGCTCATGCTGGCCAAAGCGGTCGAGCAGCTGGGCAGGAATGAGATAGACACCATACACAGCATGACCGACTACAGCCTGCTGGCCTACATGGTCTCCAAGGGCGGGTACTTCGAGGAGATGGCCACCCTGATCAAGTACCGGAAGCTGTTCAAGAAGGCCTATGCGGTGCGCACGAGCGAAGTCGACGAGGACGGATGGCGACGCGTGGGAGAACTCGGGATCGTTGGCAAGCGCCGGGTCATCGAGGAGGACATAGCTCGGAGAGCAGGCGTCGACCCGGGTAGCGTGATTATCGATGTCCCTTCAAGCGAGCTGGAGGTGTCCGAACCCAGGATCTCGCTGACCGATGTGAGGATATTGGACGACGGCCATGTGAAGATGCTGCCGAGGATAAGCTCCATCGCGGCGTCATTGCAGATCCGTAAGGTCCATGAGTGGGCGCTCATGGTCGCATGTCCCGCTAAGGAAAAGGACAAGGTGGCGAAAGCCGCTGCGAAGATCCTTGGACCCTAGCCTTTCATGACGCCGAGCGGTTTCAGGCGCGCGACCATCTTGGATATTCCTGCGCCGTGAGCTATCCTGACGACATCGTCTATGTTCTTGTAGGCACCAGGAGCCTCCTCTACGATACCGTCCTTGGAGGCGGCCTTGATGTAGATCCCCCTCCCCTGGAGCATCGATACCACCTCGTTCACGGAGAACTTGCGTGTCGCTGAAGTCCTGGACATCAGCCTGCCCGCCCCGTGGCAGGTCGACCCGAAGGTCTCC
This Candidatus Thermoplasmatota archaeon DNA region includes the following protein-coding sequences:
- a CDS encoding HD domain-containing protein — translated: MTDHKIVHDSVHGSIRVEGVSQSLLEVPELQRLHSIHQLGLAYLVYPGANHTRFEHSIGTFSVASRICSSLGIQREEALLVQCAALLHDVGHLPYSHTLEFVLHDRFKIDHAEISRRLIRGEDTVLNDSDRRILGKYSTIPETLERHDIDPKDVSRLLEGGSPGPLPQKTLAREKDQAHFNSKRYLSQIVSGPVDADQLDYLKRDAHYTGVAYGVIDLDRLFQTMQVFNGDLVVDRGGLSAVEGMLVARALMFSSVYFHKTVRISELMLAKAVEQLGRNEIDTIHSMTDYSLLAYMVSKGGYFEEMATLIKYRKLFKKAYAVRTSEVDEDGWRRVGELGIVGKRRVIEEDIARRAGVDPGSVIIDVPSSELEVSEPRISLTDVRILDDGHVKMLPRISSIAASLQIRKVHEWALMVACPAKEKDKVAKAAAKILGP